The Naumovozyma castellii chromosome 4, complete genome genome contains a region encoding:
- the DYN3 gene encoding dynein light intermediate chain (ancestral locus Anc_5.22) — translation MENQWETFLDLQNGNEFQKLNHTLIFCSPNKKSLSKIKKLLFEKDGGVNDDFELITFFNVSLKSIMSNKSGSLDVYMLYTPTDLETIDLMNTFTKGICSTSRKLIHWIFVLDWEVPNQKSWLRYLINSFTTLQKLETEHSKTDRAVWCINSEFIRTLFRSTTLWHSHHVDFIQQTLRSFCIRKHSSLAYIDNNSKKFSIKAILKDILQDDDISPVEMVDQTNILIPFGADSDSLIKTLDDAFDPTSILESEFISNFETTIPAYPRSRLQDNSQDANNDESSFYSIDLQERLSKIYQAYKT, via the coding sequence ATGGAAAACCAATGGGAAACTTTCCTAGATCTCCAGAATGGAAatgaatttcaaaagttaAACCACACTCTTATTTTCTGCTCTCCAAACAAAAAGTCGTtatcaaaaataaagaaattactTTTCGAAAAGGATGGTGGGGTAAACGATGACTTTGAGCTGATaaccttcttcaatgttAGTTTAAAATCGATCATGTCTAATAAATCGGGTTCTTTGGATGTTTATATGCTATATACTCCCACAGATCTTGAAACAATTGACCTGATGAATACCTTTACTAAAGGAATTTGCTCTACTTCAAGAAAGCTTATTCATTGGATTTTTGTTCTCGATTGGGAAGTTCCAAATCAAAAATCATGGCTACGATATCTCATCAACTCCTTTACAACTTTGCAGAAGTTAGAGACAGAACACAGCAAGACTGATCGAGCCGTTTGGTGTATAAATTCTGAATTTATTAGGACTTTGTTCAGAAGTACGACTTTATGGCACAGTCATCATGTAGACTTTATTCAGCAAACATTAAGATCGTTCTGCATCCGCAAGCATTCCTCCTTGGCATATATAGATAACAACTCCAAAAAGTTTTCCATAAAAGCAATTCTAAAAGATATACTACAAGATGATGACATTTCGCCAGTAGAGATGGTGGATCAAACGAATATACTAATACCATTTGGAGCAGACTCAGATTCCTTAATAAAAACACTAGATGACGCTTTTGATCCCACTAGTATCCTGGAATCCGAATTTATCAgtaattttgaaacaacGATACCCGCGTACCCAAGGTCCAGATTGCAAGACAACTCACAGGATGCCAATAATGATGAGTCAAGCTTCTATAGTATTGATCTACAGGAACGTTTATCTAAAATATATCAAGCGTATAAAACTTGA
- the COX16 gene encoding Cox16p (ancestral locus Anc_5.212) encodes MSLGNRKFRSKKQQILYETSIAGKYQKLMKKNPFLYFGLPFCGMIVLGSYWLQDFTALKYQKADQKVQELNEEDVIKMKHDQREFDIKEEYYRLQGLSEKDWEPVRVPRIEGESDNVW; translated from the coding sequence ATGTCATTAGGAAACCGAAAATTTAGGTCcaaaaaacaacaaatcCTGTATGAAACATCAATAGCaggaaaatatcaaaaattgatgaaaaaaaatccatttctttattttggaCTACCGTTTTGTGGAATGATAGTGTTAGGATCGTACTGGTTACAAGATTTTACAGCTTTAAAATATCAGAAGGCAGATCAAAAGGTACAAGAACTTAATGAGGAAGATGTTATTAAAATGAAACACGACCAACGTGAGTTCgatattaaagaagaatactATCGTTTACAAGGGCTTTCCGAAAAGGATTGGGAACCTGTACGGGTCCCAAGGATAGAAGGTGAATCAGACAATGTATGGTAA
- the SDO1 gene encoding guanine nucleotide exchange factor SDO1 (ancestral locus Anc_5.198), producing MPINQPSGQIKLTNVSLVKLKKERKRFEIACYQNKVQDYRKGIEKDLDEVLQIHQVFMNVSKGQVASKEDLQKCFRTTNVDDIIKEIMMRGEIQLSEKERQLMLNKINNEMLTIISAKCINPNSKKRYPPTMIHKALSELKFSPVVNKPAKLQALEAIKLLTTKQIIPIARARMKVKIVLKSNEEPVLIEKIQKIVVSGPTASGIQDTNNSWTTVGLIDPVNYRDLVSLCDGKGSLQVIDMAVIDDSQ from the coding sequence ATGCCGATTAATCAACCATCAGGTCAAATCAAATTGACGAACGTATCGTTAGTCAAGCTAAAGAAAGAGAGAAAGAGATTTGAAATCGCCTGCTATCAAAATAAAGTTCAAGACTATCGTAAAGGTATCGAAAAGGACCTTGACGAAGTGTTGCAAATACATCAAGTGTTTATGAATGTCTCCAAAGGACAAGTTGCATCGAAGGAGGATTTGCAAAAATGTTTCCGAACAACCAACGTCGACGACATCATTAAGGAAATTATGATGAGAGGTGAAATTCAACTTTctgaaaaagaaagacaACTGATGTTGaacaaaattaataatgagaTGCTAACAATTATCAGTGCTAAGTGCATCAACCCAAATTCCAAAAAGAGATACCCACCTACAATGATTCATAAAGCGCTAAGTGAGCTAAAATTTAGTCCTGTGGTGAATAAACCGGCTAAGTTACAAGCTCTCGAAGCCATAAAATTACTAACCACGAAACAAATCATTCCAATTGCTAGAGCCAGAATGAAGGTTAAGATTGTCCTAAAATCAAATGAAGAACCTGTACTAATCGAAAAGATCCAGAAAATAGTTGTTAGCGGACCAACTGCAAGTGGAATACAGGATACTAATAATAGCTGGACGACAGTAGGTCTTATCGATCCTGTCAATTATCGAGATTTGGTGAGCCTCTGTGATGGGAAAGGTTCCTTACAGGTCATCGATATGGCTGTCATTGATGATTCCCAGTAA
- the IRC25 gene encoding Irc25p (ancestral locus Anc_5.199) — MTSFQLQKDFPSTLIESSPELSLNAIHFSNQILIQIRLDSELDSAYEVTEQGLAEMEGVNSELGYTNNVEESNDDTQLANDDLSTYHIVGKLGDPDNSKLKVVCSQIAKLYNTVIIPNLGMEKCPILISISSKLWRTQNEATHANDFGKLVFLLGSIKEMYTI; from the coding sequence ATGACTTCTTTTCAACTACAGAAGGATTTTCCATCTACTCTTATTGAATCATCACCCGAGTTAAGTTTAAATGCTATCCACTTCAGTAATCAGATACTTATTCAAATTCGTCTCGATAGCGAATTAGACTCCGCATATGAAGTGACCGAGCAAGGGTTAGCTGAAATGGAGGGAGTTAACTCAGAATTGGGTTACACAAACAATGTAGAAGAATCTAATGATGATACTCAATTAGCAAATGACGATCTATCAACCTACCATATCGTTGGTAAACTTGGCGATCCAGATAACTCTAAATTAAAGGTAGTATGTTCCCAAATTGCCAAATTGTATAATACTGTCATTATACCGAATTTGGGCATGGAGAAGTGTCCCATACTGATATCAATCAGCAGCAAGCTTTGGAGAACGCAAAATGAGGCAACCCACGCTAATGATTTCGGTAAACTTGTATTTCTGTTGGGGAGTATTAAAGAGATGTATACTATATAG
- the YEH2 gene encoding sterol esterase (ancestral locus Anc_5.200) codes for MGHILDVFHGIISAIILNCFLGVLFVLSLWHNYVTVHVKKLFDPRDTRSSHTNIKPPNNKRYPTRRYQKGRNPSFSSISSETPLDLEDDEENHIEYDHTITTAASNPHTSSHPITSQVKYSQQENPFADILTNEDRKLVPDLKYYYRQYGIDIEEFEVETDDGFIIDLWHLKSLKTEGKNKKDTYPILMLHGLLQSSGAFASCGRKSLAYFLHDSGYDVWLGNNRCGLKAKWNMEKLGNDKKKKWDWDLNEMVKYDLKALVEYTLAQTKFEKLTLVSHSQGTTQGFMGLVNGDNLYDDRFKLIDKLENYVALAPAVYPGPLLDEKAFVKFMALGIDNPWVFGTKSFIPMMMAMRSLMVGSKLFSFFSYIMFNYMFDWNDVLWDRILRDRNFLFSPVHISVKLMQWWLSSDPTKTSFKHNSEKIFPDNEIWFPVDGQTPGADVSFQAPGKQRTKDKIPNILMFIPRQDRLVDGERLINHFIHHESHDIFNIWYIDEYSHLDVLWAHDVIERIGEPMIKHLREPTEKGNGFES; via the coding sequence ATGGGGCATATTCTGGACGTATTTCATGGGATTATTTCTGCTATTATTTTGAACTGTTTTCTGGGAGTACTGTTCGTTTTATCCTTATGGCATAACTATGTAACTGTCCATGTGAAAAAACTCTTTGATCCAAGAGATACAAGATCGTCTCATACAAACATTAAACCACCAAACAACAAAAGATATCCCACAAGAAGATATCAGAAGGGGAGGAATCcctctttttcttccatATCATCGGAAACTCCTCTAGATTTggaggatgatgaagagaacCATATCGAATACGACCATACTATTACTACAGCAGCATCAAATCCACACACATCATCACACCCAATTACTTCGCAGGTTAAGTACAGTCAACAGGAGAATCCGTTTGCCGACATATTAACAAATGAAGACCGAAAACTAGTTCCTGATTTGAAGTATTACTATCGCCAGTACGGcattgatattgaagagTTTGAAGTTGAAACAGACGACGGGTTTATTATTGATCTCTGGCACTTAAAATCCTTGAAGACAGAAGGTAAAAATAAGAAGGATACATATCCAATTCTGATGTTACACGGCCTTTTACAGAGCAGTGGTGCATTTGCATCATGCGGCAGGAAATCGTTAGCATATTTTTTACATGATTCAGGTTACGATGTTTGGTTAGGAAACAATCGGTGCGGATTAAAGGCCAAATGGAATATGGAAAAGCTTGGCAAtgataagaaaaagaagtGGGATTGGGATCTAAACGAAATGGTCAAGTATGATTTGAAGGCTTTGGTGGAATATACTCTAGCCCAAACCAAATTTGAGAAACTAACATTAGTTTCACATTCACAAGGTACCACACAAGGGTTTATGGGCTTAGTTAATGGGGACAACCTATACGATGATAGGTTCAAATTAATCGACAAGCTGGAAAATTATGTGGCTTTGGCGCCAGCAGTTTATCCAGGACCACTTTTGGATGAGAAAGCATTCGTTAAATTTATGGCCCTAGGTATAGACAACCCATGGGTATTTGGAACTAAATCATTTATTCCTATGATGATGGCTATGCGATCACTTATGGTGGGTTCGAAactattttcatttttctcCTATATTATGTTTAACTATATGTTTGATTGGAATGATGTACTTTGGGACAGAATCCTAAGAGATCGTAATTTTCTGTTTTCTCCTGTTCATATATCTGTTAAGCTAATGCAATGGTGGCTAAGTTCAGATCCTACGAAAACAAGCTTTAAACATAATTCTGAAAAGATTTTTCCGGATAACGAAATATGGTTTCCTGTAGATGGACAGACACCAGGTGCTGACGTTTCTTTCCAGGCACCTGGTAAACAGCGAACAAAAGATAAGATTCCGAATATCTTGATGTTTATACCGAGGCAAGACAGATTAGTTGATGGAGAGAGgttaataaatcattttaTTCATCATGAGTCACATGATATTTTCAACATTTGGTACATTGACGAATATTCACATCTTGATGTTCTTTGGGCACACGATGTTATTGAGAGGATTGGGGAACCAATGATCAAGCACTTAAGAGAACCTACTGAAAAGGGTAATGGATTTGAAAGCTAA
- the APL1 gene encoding Apl1p (ancestral locus Anc_5.229), with protein sequence MSDQRIFTRYRASEIRTDLQNIDIKKLKSSATKRKNALKKIIANISLGNYGEMLELLPEILSFWQIEDDFEVKRICHEYARSLGSIKPKITDDILPFVLQDLKSRNEHLQIMALRTLVFIPSASFTNEAFKFIISMVNRRNASEELTKTALFALIQLDDLNHNKVTDLFNIIHDTIQQRSDNPSIQVAALHTLYAIHEKHTDMKPLQITVESCFDLVERLSELNEWDKGLLLEALTTAVVPQTHADSYDLIDIVLPQLQHVNTFVVLNTFKFVIYLLNYVDSVSENIVKRLSNSIIALLNKAPELQFLVLRNVILLLLSREKPLLDLDVSYFFVEFNDPIYIKDTKLECLYLLANQDTLSQILEELEQYATDIDIQMSRKAIRAIGNLAVKLDENAATDCFNLLLHLLEFGVDYVVQEIISVFRNILRKYPDKFRSSIREIVKYTDAVQEPESKNAMIWIVTQYADFLPDYITVFEKLNSSFMEDPLEVQFSILNSSIKLFMKFPTPETKQLSGDVLRTCVDMVNNPDLRARALMYQRLIQLANSQYGPYAALDNSLHEIVDSNLPLIELNSKLDPLVLEELALNISSVTSVYLKPTSQIFRLNRTKFLPQSPVLLADKNKLTINDGPSFSRDRADSKAKSLPKRTPTMSDYDKPAEKVNQLRGKMKSSSSSPSKLVRKPSMLMKRLSMKRPF encoded by the coding sequence ATGTCGGATCAAAGAATCTTTACCAGGTATAGAGCAAGTGAAATTAGAACTGATCTACAAAACATTgatataaagaaattgaaatcaaGCGCAAccaaaaggaaaaatgccttaaagaaaataattgCTAATATATCATTGGGAAATTATGGCGAAATGCTTGAACTACTCCCAGAAATACTTTCATTTTGgcaaattgaagatgattttgaagtgAAAAGAATATGCCATGAATACGCTAGATCCTTAGGTTCAATTAAACCAAAAATTACTGATGATATCCTACCCTTTGTGTTGCAGGACTTAAAATCCAGGAATgaacatcttcaaataatggcTCTTCGAACTCTAGTATTCATCCCATCTGCATCATTTACAAACGAGgctttcaaatttattatatctATGGTAAATCGCCGCAATGCGTCAGAAGAATTGACAAAAACGGCATTATTTGCACTAATCCAATTAGATGATTTGAATCATAATAAAGTTACTGACCTTTTTAATATCATACATGATACCATTCAGCAAAGGTCGGATAATCCTAGTATTCAGGTTGCAGCATTACATACACTTTACGCAATCCATGAAAAACATACTGATATGAAACCTCTGCAAATAACCGTTGAATCCTGCTTTGATTTAGTAGAGAGGTTATCGGAACTAAATGAATGGGATAAAGGTCTTTTACTAGAGGCTTTAACAACAGCTGTAGTTCCACAAACCCATGCTGACTCATACGACCTCATTGATATTGTTCTACCTCAGCTTCAGCACGTAAATACATTTGTGGTTCTTAATACCTTTAAATTTGTTATCTACCTGCTCAACTACGTTGATAGCGTAAGCGAAAACATTGTTAAGAGATTATCAAATTCCATCATTGCACTTTTAAATAAAGCTCCCGAGTTACAGTTTTTGGTGTTAAGAAACGTGATCCTTCTGTTGTTAAGCAGAGAGAAACCGTTATTGGATTTAGACGTTTcttatttctttgttgaatttaatgatccaatatatataaaagaTACAAAACTGGAATGCCTTTATTTACTTGCGAATCAAGACACTTTATCTCAAATTttagaagaattggaacaaTATGCAACTGATATTGACATTCAAATGTCGCGAAAGGCAATACGAGCAATCGGGAACCTAGCGGTGAAACTTGACGAAAATGCAGCCACCGATTGCTTTAATCTCTTACTTCATCTACTAGAATTTGGAGTAGATTATGTGGTACAAGAGATTATATCAGTCTTTAGGAATATACTAAGAAAATACCCAGACAAATTTAGGTCAAGCATAAGGGAGATAGTAAAGTATACCGATGCTGTTCAAGAACCGGAGTCAAAGAATGCTATGATTTGGATTGTCACGCAATATGCAGACTTTCTACCAGATTATATTACTGTTTTTGAGAAActtaattcatcatttatgGAGGACCCGTTAGAAGTGCAATTCTCGATATTAAATTCTAGTATTAAACTTTTTATGAAGTTTCCTACTCCTGAAACAAAACAGCTTAGTGGTGATGTTCTTAGGACTTGTGTGGATATGGTGAATAATCCGGATCTAAGGGCCAGGGCTTTGATGTATCAAAGACTAATCCAATTGGCTAATTCACAATACGGTCCATATGCAGCACTGGACAATTCTTTGCATGAAATTGTAGATTCTAACCTTCCCCTTATCGAACTAAATTCAAAACTGGATCCGCTTGTACTTGAAGAACTAGCGTTGAATATAAGTTCTGTCACCTCCGTGTATTTAAAACCAACTTCCCAAATTTTTAGGCTGAACAGAACGAAATTTTTACCCCAAAGTCCTGTTCTTTTAGCtgataaaaataaactgACAATTAATGATGGTCCTTCATTTTCCAGAGATCGTGCCGACTCAAAAGCTAAATCGCTTCCTAAGAGAACTCCAACCATGAGTGATTACGATAAACCTGCCGAGAAGGTGAACCAACTAAGAGGAAAAATGAAGTCAAGCTCGTCTTCTCCATCAAAGTTAGTTCGTAAACCATCAATGTtgatgaaaagattgtCAATGAAGCGTCCGTTCTGA
- the MRX12 gene encoding Mrx12p (ancestral locus Anc_5.224), with protein sequence MLVFKRSFFVSAKYFRALDKNLLLSYKKLFSDPCFNELRRRLPNNVEELEPYLLSKSLEPILETSSLPKEQHSVIHNKIIEELTKYDFGIATMHSKQLKKINQPLSINSFIEIIKNNPGRVSSSWELFCKYYAELPNIPDSILTTLLEKVITFDAADLEDEKKTMDVSDVAHSLIILDMIASKDSVKPELLEKLALAMLDKNISYTLPLVLKYVPITILMKKVGELTASQYYWVAKSYSFDEYKDDKQLLLRLLKSIGENTNIKLSADELEANKLLNDLLQSEGSLILKEPFAQNIEIRETILTTNLFNDLMDNIQKENLDTTEILFAKSILRILGMYRNDVPSFFDFHEIYLSKFPDHLEELMFETFKVLAFQSYRTSNESLLQYAEAFCENIKSPKMVITMLRVLILANAKFDVAKSLDLYNSKIQTLSREKDDVTGMAPSDLVTQSLILAYLSKQDIDFARVIFDGAVGERVITGLPSVTEIKKLMAKYGDAVENGDVKEIVDEEILALLKTI encoded by the coding sequence ATGTTGGTCTTTAAAAGGAGCTTTTTCGTTTCAGCGAAATATTTTAGAGCACTTGACAAGAATTTGCTATTATCATATAAGAAGCTATTCTCTGATCCATGTTTCAATGAGTTGAGAAGGCGATTACCAAACAACGTCGAGGAACTAGAGCCATATCTACTATCTAAGAGTTTAGAACCAATTTTGGAGACCTCATCGTTACCGAAAGAACAACACTCTGTTATTCATAATAAGATAATTGAAGAGTTAACTAAATATGATTTTGGAATTGCCACAATGCATTCCAAAcaactgaaaaaaattaatcaGCCTCTATCCATTAATTCTTTTATAGAgattattaaaaataaccCAGGTAGAGTAAGCAGTTCTTGGGAATTATTCTGTAAATATTACGCCGAGTTACCAAACATCCCAGATTCCATACTTACTACCCTTCTGGAGAAGGTGATCACATTCGATGCGGCCGACCTGGAAGATGAGAAGAAGACAATGGATGTTTCTGATGTTGCCCACAGTCTGATTATACTTGACATGATCGCTTCTAAAGATTCTGTAAAACCGGAGTTGCTGGAGAAGCTAGCACTTGCTATGCTTGACAAAAACATTTCGTATACTTTGCCTTTAGTTCTGAAGTATGTCCCAATAACAATTCTCATGAAAAAAGTAGGCGAACTCACAGCTAGTCAATATTATTGGGTGGCAAAGTCCTACTCTTTTGATGAATATAAAGACGATAAACAGCTACTGTTGAGACTCCTTAAGAGTATTGGGGAAAACACCAATATCAAACTTTCAGCTGATGAATTGGAGGCTAACAAATTGTTAAATGACCTATTACAAAGCGAAGGCAGCctgattttgaaagaacCATTTGCCCAAAATATTGAGATAAGGGAAACCATATTAACTACAAATCTTTTTAATGACCTTATGGACAACATTCAAAAGGAAAACTTAGATACAACTGAAATTTTATTTGCAAAATCCATTTTACGGATTTTAGGTATGTACCGGAATGATGTACCATCGTTTTTTGATTTCCATGAGATTTACCTCTCCAAGTTCCCAGATCATTTGGAGGAACTAATGTTTGAAACTTTCAAGGTATTGGCCTTCCAGAGTTATAGAACGTCCAACGAGTCGTTATTGCAATATGCGGAAGCGTTCTGcgaaaatattaaatcacCAAAAATGGTCATTACAATGTTACGTGTGTTAATACTAGCAAATGCGAAGTTTGATGTTGCCAAATCTCTTGACCTTTACAATTCAAAGATCCAAACATTGAGTAGAGAAAAAGACGACGTTACTGGCATGGCACCTAGTGATTTAGTCACACAATCGTTGATTTTAGCGTACTTGTCTAAACAAGACATCGACTTTGCTCGTGTAATATTTGATGGTGCAGTAGGAGAGCGGGTTATAACGGGTCTTCCATCGGTAACTGAGATTAAGAAACTTATGGCTAAATATGGAGATGCTGTTGAGAATGGGGACGTGAAAGAAATCgtagatgaagaaattttggCTTTATTAAAGACGATATGA
- the NCAS0D02850 gene encoding uncharacterized protein: MKLIIVDPSTCKKDDLKLTDRESEGVAKALKRNKRAKSRRIKHNKSITFQRYDPNDPFCQEGGHQRAEHRGHEESNYLEKSSPKYLLKDPLIIKSDPQYKSNGAVLLSSRRLLNTIEARNMFHLSFVNTSKQNINSLENNISESLIKQRTYEPEKGISFYLKDQEEEMVPSFVVGHVPKKNGSDEYLSKSGIKKVAGEATSLNSPDKNSAPTSISDILPFKTRIFDSNTVTTTRRLSRVPNIRKCSSFKFKLIRK; this comes from the coding sequence atgaaattgattataGTAGATCCTAGCACATGCAAGAAAGATGATCTGAAGTTAACTGATCGTGAGTCAGAGGGTGTAGCCAAAGCTCTCAAACGTAACAAGAGGGCAAAGAGTCGAAGAATCAAGcataataaatcaataacATTTCAAAGGTATGACCCAAACGATCCCTTTTGTCAGGAAGGAGGGCACCAAAGAGCTGAACACCGAGGGCATGAAGAATCCAATTATTTAGAAAAGAGCAGTCCAAAATATCTGTTAAAGgatccattaataataaagagTGATCCCCAATATAAGTCTAATGGAGCCGTACTTTTAAGTAGCAGAAGGTTGTTAAACACCATTGAAGCTAGAAATATGTTTCATCTTTCCTTTGTGAACACTTCTAAGCAAAAtatcaattcattagaaaataatattagtGAGTCACTTATAAAGCAAAGGACCTATGAACCAGAGAAAGGAATATCATTTTACCTCAAGGACCAGGAGGAAGAAATGGTACCATCATTTGTAGTTGGTCATGTTCCTAAAAAAAACGGCAGTGACgaatatctttcaaaatcagGCATAAAAAAAGTTGCAGGAGAGGCTACCTCTTTAAATTCACCTGATAAAAATAGTGCACCCACCTCAATTTCTGACATCCTTCCATTTAAAAcaagaatatttgattcTAATACCGTAACAACCACCAGAAGATTGTCCCGAGTTCCAAATATTAGGAAATGCTCTAGctttaaatttaaactGATACGAAAATAA
- the MPP10 gene encoding rRNA-processing protein MPP10 (ancestral locus Anc_5.221), with product MSTFIDTIKETSLDIISKEASEPLGLVKNYMDLVLKKYKESSNTKTAIDEISVDGLDANQVWWQTKMVVDSTQVDLMNDIQEMKAIMNPKNEGITDDSDGDSIEEKQSEESEDEGSDVELNEEEEEEEENEEDVIDADLQISSESNDEAFPESAPKSDLDDDSNEGTSPEIDSANGVDDAFFNLEEFNKQTLAQEAANPDELDHNGEDGDEDIDYFADIPSEEDEEAIYYDDFFDKPTEKKRLTHSKDDDLRELDDEDYDSAMNSAKLDLFEEDNYEQDNAETELEGEQVGQSKLSTFEKQQLEIQKQIEKLEDEAIAEKKWALKGEVKAKDRPEDALLTEDLEFERTAKPVPVITAEITESLEDMIRRRIQDEKFDDLAKRTINDLSERQRKPKFELSDAKSSKSLAELYENDYNGIPDDSEISEELQKAHEEITEMFTNLNYKLDALSSAHFVPRPAQKALEVRVESAAVTMEDAQPLTMSSASTLAPQEIYKVGKSDNQNEIRLKNGTLLSKDELTREDKNRLRRAMKRRRSKKQSSDSVQPSKKNKRNDVIETLSKAKNLTVINQKGEKHDVKGNVKRGETSNKGGNVKL from the coding sequence ATGTCAACATTCATTGATACAATAAAGGAAACATCTCTTGATATTATATCAAAGGAGGCCTCCGAACCGCTAGGATTGGTCAAAAATTATATGGATTTAGTTCTCAAGAAATATAAGGAATCGTCAAATACTAAAACCGCCATCGATGAAATATCAGTGGATGGACTGGATGCAAACCAAGTATGGTGGCAAACTAAGATGGTTGTTGATAGTACTCAGGTAGATTTAATGAACGACATTCAGGAGATGAAGGCAATTATGAACCCAAAGAATGAAGGCATTACTGATGATAGCGATGGTGATTCAATAGAGGAAAAGCAAAGCGAGGAAAGCGAAGATGAAGGATCAGATGTTGAACTTaatgaagaggaggaggaagaggaggagaatgaagaagatgttaTAGACGCTGATTTACAAATTTCTAGCGAATCGAATGACGAGGCATTCCCAGAATCAGCACCAAAATCTGATCTAGATGACGACAGTAATGAGGGCACTAGCCCTGAAATTGATTCTGCAAATGGTGTTGACGATGCTTTTTTTAACCTAGAGGAATTTAACAAACAAACTTTAGCACAGGAAGCAGCAAACCCAGATGAACTGGACCATAATGGGGAAGATGGAGATGAGGATATAGATTATTTTGCTGATATACCCTCGGAGGAGGATGAAGAGGCTATATATTACGATGATTTCTTCGACAAACCAACAGAAAAAAAGAGATTGACACATTCAAAAGATGATGACTTGAGggaattagatgatgaagacTATGATTCTGCCATGAACTCAGCTAAGTTAGACTTATTTGAAGAGGATAACTATGAGCAGGATAACGCAGAAACTGAACTAGAAGGTGAACAGGTAGGACAATCTAAACTCTCGACATTCGAAAAACAGCAATTGGAAATCCAAAAGCAAATCGAAAAACTAGAAGATGAAGCTATTGCGGAAAAGAAATGGGCCTTAAAGGGTGAAGTGAAAGCTAAGGATCGTCCAGAGGATGCCTTATTAACGGAAGATCTCGAATTTGAAAGGACAGCCAAGCCGGTCCCAGTAATAACTGCAGAAATTACAGAATCACTTGAAGATATgattagaagaagaattcaagatgaaaaatttgacGATTTGGCAAAGAGAACGATAAATGACCTTTCTGAGAGACAGAGGAAGCCTAAATTCGAACTAAGTGATGCAAAgtcttcaaaatctttgGCTGAAttatatgaaaatgattATAATGGCATCCCTGATGATTCTGAAATTAGTGAGGAATTACAGAAGGCTCATGAAGAGATTACTGAAATGTTTACCAATCTAAACTACAAACTTGATGCTCTCTCGTCCGCACATTTCGTACCAAGACCAGCACAAAAGGCATTAGAAGTTAGAGTTGAGTCAGCTGCCGTGACTATGGAGGATGCTCAGCCATTGACCATGTCCTCAGCGTCTACTTTGGCTCCacaagaaatttataaGGTTGGAAAATCAGATAACCAAAATGAGATTAGATTGAAGAACGGTACCCTTTTGTCGAAGGATGAGTTAACAAGAGAAGATAAGAATAGATTGCGTAGAGCAATGAAGAGAAGGAGATCAAAGAAACAGTCTTCCGACTCTGTACAACCTAGtaaaaagaacaaaagaaacGATGTTATTGAAACGCTATCAAAAGCCAAAAATCTTACAGTCATTAATCAAAAAGGTGAGAAACATGATGTTAAAGGGAATGTCAAGCGTGGGGAAACGTCAAACAAAGGGGGGAATGTTAAGCTTTag